A window of the Hordeum vulgare subsp. vulgare chromosome 5H, MorexV3_pseudomolecules_assembly, whole genome shotgun sequence genome harbors these coding sequences:
- the LOC123399466 gene encoding cinnamoyl-CoA reductase 1-like — MPTRAEGNAGSGKTVCVTGAGGYIASWLVKLLLSRGYAVHGTVRHLGVEKTGHLRRLENASENLRLFKADLLDYDAMAAAIVGCQGVFHVATPVPSEIITDPELQMLGPAVTGTTNVLKAASAANAERVVVVSSMVAVEINPKDWPQGKIRDESCWSDKEFCRSNQSWYPVAKIAAEAAALEYGRETGLGVVTLNPALVFGPLLQPTINTSSQFLIYFLRGGPDETRDKLWHIVDVRDVADALLLLYEAPEATGRHICAPHFITARELLGLLKSMYPGYPCMAEDSIRDMEHPAPMTSGKLEKLGWSSRPLRETITDTVECCREAGFLQDADGGDDTPCRFPPLLNKI, encoded by the exons atgccaactcgcgcaGAGGGAAATGCCGGGAGCGGGAAGACGGTGTGCGTCACCGGCGCCGGCGGGTACATCGCCTCGTGGCTCGTGAAGCTCCTCCTCTCCCGCGGCTACGCCGTCCACGGCACCGTCCGCCACCTCG GCGTGGAGAAGACCGGCCATCTGAGGCGGTTAGAGAACGCTTCCGAAAACCTCAGGCTCTTCAAGGCTGACCTCCTTGATTACGATGCGATGGCAGCTGCCATCGTGGGATGCCAGGGAGTTTTCCATGTTGCCACTCCCGTTCCTTCGGAAATCATAACCGATCCAGAG CTACAAATGTTGGGCCCTGCTGTTACTGGCACCACGAATGTGCTCAAGGCCGCCTCTGCCGCCAATGCCGAGAGAGTGGTTGTCGTGTCATCCATGGTCGCCGTCGAGATCAACCCCAAAGACTGGCCCCAAGGTAAAATCAGAGATGAGAGCTGCTGGTCGGACAAAGAATTTTGCAGGAGCAACCAG AGCTGGTACCCTGTTGCTAAGATCGCGGCGGAGGCAGCGGCGCTCGAGTACGGGCGGGAAACCGGGCTTGGCGTGGTAACTCtgaatccggcgctggtgttcggTCCCCTGCTCCAGCCGACCATCAACACGAGCAGCCAGTTCCTCATCTACTTCCTCAGAG GAGGCCCTGACGAGACGAGGGACAAGCTGTGGCACATCGTCGACGTCCGCGACGTCGCCGACGCGCTGCTCCTGCTCTACGAGGCGCCCGAGGCCACCGGCAGGCACATCTGCGCGCCTCACTTCATCACCGCCCGGGAGCTGCTGGGCCTGCTCAAGAGCATGTACCCTGGGTACCCCTGCATGGCCGA GGACAGCATACGTGACATGGAGCACCCGGCTCCGATGACCTCCGGAAAGCTGGAGAAGCTGGGGTGGAGCTCTCGGCCACTGAGGGAGACGATCACAGATACCGTCGAATGCTGCCGGGAGGCCGGGTTTCTACAGGACGCGGATGGTGGTGATGATACGCCATGCCGTTTCCCCCCTCTTCTGAACAAAATATAA